The Megalops cyprinoides isolate fMegCyp1 chromosome 9, fMegCyp1.pri, whole genome shotgun sequence genome has a window encoding:
- the si:ch211-195m9.3 gene encoding uncharacterized protein si:ch211-195m9.3 yields the protein MCCGVKPYNPKNQKQKCCSGQLHTLTHLSTNTSHSECCGTHLIVNTSLETCCTSAQMQVLYQTKPSFSCCGHLYYNTSQHSCCAGNLRPLSKQSGARGPLRNGHSGDCQLLHFANLMISELCNTTVFMGTVDSVAVNGTSRSVLLKNVLQIQGAKSVTAEPTARLLPLDHCSCPPMSQGILYLWIPGNNGKGQISDLSQLDSPLYAVLSKC from the exons ATGTGTTGTGGAGTTAAGCCCTACAACCCCAAGAATCAAAAACAGAAGTGCTGCTCTGGTCAACTCCATACCCTGACACATCTGAGCACTAACACCAGTCATTCAGAGTGCTGCGGGACCCATCTGATTGTGAACACATCCCTGGAGACGTGCTGCACCTCTGCCCAGATGCAGGTGTTGTACCAAACAAAGCCCAGTTTCTCCTGCTGTGGGCACCTCTACTACAACACCTCCCAGCACTCCTGCTGCGCAGGGAACCTGCGGCCTCTGTCCAAGCAGAGCGGAGCGAGAGGCCCTCTGCGCAATG GACACAGTGGAGACTGCCAGCTTTTACACTTTGCTAACCTGATGATCTCTGAGCTTTGCAACACAACAG TGTTCATGGGCACAGTGGACAGTGTGGCGGTGAATGGAACCTCCCGCTCAGTTCTGCTGAAGAATGTCCTGCAGATCCAAGGTGCAAAGAGCGTGACCGCGGAGCCCACTGCTCGTCTGTTGCCCCTGGACCACTGCAGCTGCCCCCCGATGAGCCAGGGCATCCTGTACCTGTGGATCCCAGGGAACAATGGCAAAGGCCAAATCTCTGACCTCAGCCAGCTAGACTCTCCTCTCTATGCCGTGCTGTCCAAGTGTTGA